A window of Auraticoccus monumenti contains these coding sequences:
- a CDS encoding adenine phosphoribosyltransferase — protein MRGSRLALVEQLVVDVADWPRPGITFKDITPLLASPGGFSAAVTEMVAAAPRDVDVVVGTEARGFLFAAPVALALGAGFVPVRKPGKLPRATLDQAYDLEYGQETLSVHADAVAAGARVLLVDDVLATGGTVLAAADLLGRLGAQVVGVSVVLELGSLPGRQRLEDAGLQVSALVRAD, from the coding sequence CTGCGCGGCTCGCGGCTGGCCCTGGTGGAGCAGCTGGTGGTCGACGTCGCGGACTGGCCGCGGCCCGGGATCACCTTCAAGGACATCACCCCGCTGCTGGCCTCCCCGGGCGGGTTCTCCGCCGCGGTGACCGAGATGGTGGCCGCGGCGCCGCGCGACGTCGACGTCGTGGTGGGGACCGAGGCCCGCGGCTTCCTGTTCGCCGCACCGGTCGCGCTGGCGCTGGGCGCGGGGTTCGTCCCGGTGCGCAAGCCCGGCAAGCTGCCGCGGGCGACCCTGGACCAGGCCTACGACCTGGAGTACGGGCAGGAGACGCTCAGCGTCCACGCCGACGCGGTCGCGGCCGGGGCCCGGGTGCTGCTGGTCGACGACGTGCTGGCCACCGGCGGCACGGTGCTGGCCGCCGCGGACCTGCTCGGCCGGCTGGGGGCGCAGGTGGTCGGCGTGTCGGTGGTGCTCGAGCTGGGGTCGCTGCCCGGTCGGCAGCGCCTGGAGGACGCGGGGCTGCAGGTCAGCGCGCTGGTCCGGGCGGACTGA
- the secF gene encoding protein translocase subunit SecF, whose amino-acid sequence MRDFIRRLNTGTLAYDFLGRWRRWFVITAVVLLLSVLGLVVRPLNLGIEFRGGADFQAATAVQESTVDDMRGAMEATALPDFDGTTVTTIGDSTVRVQTRALSVDEVSQVRQAIAQEVGVGSEEVAYSLIGASWGDQITERALLALGIFLVLVMLVIWIYFKDWKMSVAAMAALLHDLVVTVGVYAWSGFTVTPATVIGILTILGYSLYDTVVVFDKVRENVAGLREQRRTYTEAANAALNAVLVRSLNTTIIGVLPVVALLIAGAGVLGQGPLKDLALALFVGMVAGAYSSIFLAAVVLAKLKEREPGMVEHRRNVERRLAKTPAPAAGKRTTSGGGRAATSLAVLEREAASDDEPAAEPTGPEIAVEEAGSATTRWQQPSDPRTSVLSEGAAKRPQPRREPRSRRRKP is encoded by the coding sequence GGCCTGGTGGTCCGCCCGCTCAACCTGGGCATCGAGTTCCGGGGCGGTGCAGACTTCCAGGCCGCCACCGCGGTCCAGGAGAGCACCGTCGACGACATGCGCGGGGCCATGGAGGCCACCGCGCTGCCGGACTTCGACGGCACCACCGTGACCACCATCGGCGACTCGACCGTGCGGGTGCAGACCCGGGCGCTGAGCGTCGACGAGGTGAGCCAGGTCCGTCAGGCCATCGCGCAGGAGGTGGGCGTCGGCAGCGAGGAGGTGGCCTACTCCCTGATCGGCGCCTCCTGGGGGGACCAGATCACCGAGCGGGCGCTGCTGGCGCTGGGGATCTTCCTCGTCCTGGTGATGCTGGTGATCTGGATCTACTTCAAGGACTGGAAGATGTCGGTGGCGGCGATGGCCGCGCTGCTGCACGACCTGGTGGTCACCGTCGGGGTCTACGCGTGGTCGGGGTTCACCGTCACCCCGGCCACGGTGATCGGCATCCTGACCATCCTGGGCTACTCCCTCTACGACACGGTGGTGGTCTTCGACAAGGTCCGGGAGAACGTGGCCGGGCTGCGCGAGCAGCGTCGCACCTACACCGAGGCGGCCAACGCCGCACTGAACGCGGTGCTGGTGCGTTCGCTGAACACCACGATCATCGGTGTGCTGCCGGTGGTGGCGCTGCTGATCGCCGGTGCCGGTGTGCTGGGGCAGGGGCCCCTGAAGGACCTGGCGCTGGCCCTCTTCGTCGGCATGGTGGCCGGGGCGTACTCCTCGATCTTCCTGGCCGCGGTGGTGCTGGCCAAGCTCAAGGAGCGCGAGCCCGGCATGGTCGAGCACCGTCGCAACGTCGAGCGACGGCTGGCGAAGACACCGGCACCGGCCGCCGGGAAGCGCACGACCTCGGGCGGCGGACGGGCCGCGACCTCGCTCGCCGTGCTCGAGCGGGAGGCGGCCTCCGACGACGAGCCCGCCGCGGAGCCGACCGGCCCCGAGATCGCCGTGGAGGAGGCCGGGAGCGCCACCACCCGCTGGCAGCAGCCGTCCGACCCGCGGACGTCGGTGCTCAGCGAGGGTGCGGCCAAGCGGCCGCAGCCGCGTCGTGAGCCCCGCAGCCGGAGGCGGAAGCCGTGA